In one Brevibacillus composti genomic region, the following are encoded:
- a CDS encoding QueT transporter family protein: MGTSLFRRKWTTVDFVLIVVTAALYAVALIMLANVKLMVGVPLRPANALQPVFGILFGIPGCLGLAFGNVASDLLTGSAPPHAVAVGFLGNFLGGYISYLAVSHPVLKTKRSILQYFIFVVLIASAVVACSILINVALGFTPMAIATMFIPTVFLNQAVSTAILGPFLLKLLYPFVKRAGLYRGRVYGSDLLPVEEGGLRP, encoded by the coding sequence ATGGGAACGTCTCTCTTTCGGCGCAAGTGGACGACCGTCGATTTTGTTCTGATCGTCGTCACGGCGGCATTGTACGCAGTCGCCCTGATTATGCTGGCAAACGTGAAGCTCATGGTGGGCGTTCCGCTTCGCCCGGCCAATGCGCTGCAGCCTGTATTCGGCATCTTGTTTGGCATTCCCGGCTGTTTGGGACTAGCTTTTGGCAATGTGGCGAGCGATCTGTTGACGGGCAGCGCACCGCCGCACGCAGTGGCTGTCGGCTTTCTCGGAAACTTTTTGGGCGGATATATCAGCTATCTGGCAGTCAGCCATCCGGTCTTGAAAACGAAGCGCAGTATTTTGCAATATTTCATATTCGTTGTTCTGATCGCATCGGCCGTCGTCGCTTGCTCCATCCTGATCAACGTGGCACTCGGGTTTACCCCGATGGCGATCGCCACGATGTTTATCCCGACCGTCTTCTTGAATCAAGCGGTCTCCACCGCGATCCTGGGGCCGTTTTTGCTCAAATTGCTGTATCCGTTCGTCAAACGGGCAGGACTGTACCGCGGACGCGTCTATGGCAGCGACCTGCTGCCGGTTGAAGAAGGCGGGCTGCGTCCGTGA
- a CDS encoding glutamine--tRNA ligase/YqeY domain fusion protein produces the protein MENKSASSNFIRNIVLEDLQEGRVKEIVTRFPPEPNGYLHIGHAKAICLNFELAKEFSGRAHLRFDDTNPLKEDTEYVEAIKEDVKWLGYEWDGLYFASDYFEEMYERAVLLIKKGLAYVCDLSAEEIRQTRGTLTEPGTNSPYRNRSVEENLDLFHRMRNGEFKDGEKVLRAKIDMSSPNINLRDPVLYRIAHASHHNTGDKWCIYPMYDFAHPLEDAIEGVTHSLCSLEFEDHRPLYDWVIRECEMDKVPRQYEFARLNLTNTVMSKRKLKQLVDEKVVDGWDDPRMPTISGLRRRGYTPESIRTFAREIGVARTNSTVDEKMLEHFIREDLKLKAPRTMAVLRPLKVVITNYPEDQVEMLDAEINPEVPEMGMRKIPFSREIYIEQDDFMENPPSKYFRLFPGNEVRLKHAYFIKCNDVIKDEQGNVIEIHCTYDPETKSGSGFTGRKVKGTIHWVDAKHALPAEFRLYEPLILDGQEEGASFLDNVNPNSLETLQGFVEPDMKATKPQDKYQFFRHGYFNVDPKYTREDKLVFNRIVSLKSSFELPKQGS, from the coding sequence TTGGAAAACAAATCGGCATCATCCAACTTTATCCGCAACATCGTCTTGGAAGACCTGCAAGAAGGCCGAGTCAAGGAAATCGTGACACGCTTTCCTCCAGAGCCGAACGGGTATCTGCATATCGGGCATGCCAAAGCGATTTGCCTCAATTTTGAACTGGCAAAGGAGTTTTCGGGCAGAGCCCACCTGCGCTTTGACGACACCAATCCGCTGAAGGAAGATACGGAGTACGTAGAAGCGATCAAGGAAGACGTGAAGTGGCTGGGATATGAATGGGACGGGCTGTATTTCGCATCGGACTACTTTGAAGAGATGTACGAGCGGGCTGTTCTCCTGATTAAAAAGGGACTGGCCTATGTGTGCGACCTGTCGGCTGAAGAGATTCGGCAGACCAGGGGGACATTGACGGAGCCGGGAACCAACAGCCCCTACCGCAATCGTTCGGTGGAAGAGAATCTGGACTTGTTTCATCGGATGCGCAATGGCGAGTTTAAGGACGGCGAAAAAGTATTGCGCGCCAAAATTGACATGAGTTCTCCTAATATCAATCTGCGCGACCCGGTCCTCTATCGGATCGCTCACGCCTCGCATCATAACACCGGAGACAAGTGGTGCATCTATCCAATGTATGACTTCGCCCATCCTTTGGAGGACGCCATCGAGGGTGTTACGCATTCGCTCTGCTCCCTGGAGTTCGAGGATCACCGTCCGCTCTACGACTGGGTGATTCGCGAGTGCGAGATGGATAAGGTGCCGAGACAGTATGAATTCGCCCGTCTGAATCTGACCAATACCGTGATGAGCAAACGGAAGCTGAAACAGCTGGTGGATGAAAAGGTAGTGGACGGCTGGGATGATCCCCGCATGCCGACCATCTCCGGACTGCGGCGGCGCGGATACACCCCGGAATCGATCCGGACATTCGCCCGCGAGATCGGGGTAGCGCGAACCAACAGCACCGTCGATGAAAAAATGCTGGAACATTTTATTCGCGAGGACTTGAAGCTGAAAGCGCCGCGTACGATGGCCGTGCTCCGTCCGCTCAAAGTCGTGATCACGAACTATCCGGAAGATCAGGTAGAGATGCTGGATGCCGAGATCAACCCGGAAGTACCGGAAATGGGCATGAGAAAAATACCGTTTTCCCGTGAAATCTATATCGAACAGGATGATTTCATGGAGAATCCGCCGAGCAAATACTTCCGCCTCTTCCCGGGAAATGAAGTGCGGCTGAAGCACGCGTATTTCATCAAGTGCAATGACGTGATCAAAGACGAGCAAGGAAACGTGATCGAAATCCACTGTACCTATGATCCGGAAACAAAAAGCGGCAGCGGCTTTACCGGCCGCAAGGTGAAGGGGACGATTCACTGGGTAGACGCCAAGCATGCGCTGCCGGCCGAATTCCGCTTGTATGAACCGTTGATTCTGGATGGCCAGGAGGAAGGGGCCAGTTTTCTGGACAATGTGAATCCCAACTCGCTGGAGACGCTTCAGGGGTTTGTCGAGCCGGATATGAAGGCGACCAAGCCGCAGGATAAATACCAGTTCTTCCGTCATGGCTATTTTAACGTAGACCCGAAATATACGAGAGAGGACAAGCTGGTGTTCAACCGGATCGTCTCTCTGAAAAGCTCGTTTGAATTGCCGAAGCAAGGATCTTGA